The following proteins are encoded in a genomic region of Brachypodium distachyon strain Bd21 chromosome 1, Brachypodium_distachyon_v3.0, whole genome shotgun sequence:
- the LOC100843215 gene encoding squamosa promoter-binding-like protein 13: protein MDRKDKSRKSSSSAASMAALAAAGGDRMAPPSSGDEDQKPNLVNVPVVATGASSSSAAAVRRGGGGGAAGGPVAVGGAGAGGPSCQAERCPADLTEAKRYHRRHKVCEAHAKAAVVLVAGLRQRFCQQCSRFHELLEFDDTKRSCRRRLAGHNERRRKSSADANGGDGCRHVDQDGRSNPGNPPPLNHFQIR, encoded by the exons ATGGACCGGAAGGACAAGTCCCGgaagtcctcctcctcggcggcgtccatggccgcgctcgccgccgccggaggagacAGGATGGcgccgccttcttccggcGATGAGGACCAGAAGCCGAACCTGGTGAACGTGCCCGTGGTCGCCACCGGCGCCTCGAGCTCCTCTGCTGCCGCGGtgaggaggggcggcggcggcggtgctgctgGTGGGCCCGTCGCGGTGGGcggggccggcgcgggcgggcccAGCTGCCAGGCCGAGAGGTGCCCCGCCGACCTCACCGAGGCGAAGCGGTACCACCGGAGGCACAAGGTGTGCGAGGCGCACGCCAAGGCCGCCGTCGtgctcgtcgccggcctccGCCAGCGCTTCTGCCAGCAATGCAGCCG GTTCCACGAACTTCTGGAGTTCGACGACACCAAgcgcagctgccgccggcgcTTGGCCGGTCACAACGAGCGCCGGAGGAAGAGCTCGGCGGACGCCAATGGTGGGGATGGCTGCCGCCACGTGGACCAGGACGGCCGGAGCAACCCGGGgaacccgccgccgctgaacCACTTCCAGATCAGATAA
- the LOC100843514 gene encoding transcription initiation factor IIB, whose protein sequence is MYNDVANCMRYCKGCRRVTTVTVNPASGDTVCTECSLVLKERYVDESLEWRNFLNHGPAAPADKSPSHIDDHFLTNLQLGTAVAGPATGNAETDVALPRKRGGGVPKKRGAAAAAAAAPNRTLAEAFQAMDGMAERLGLATAVKDRAKEVLRKLEDAKAFPKGGKCRNRLALYAACLHVACRAEGTPLTFKELASVTGDSVTAGMKDIGRLVKHIRNHLEDQDQDAEGTQAATLEMGAVVRAGDYLCRFGSLLGMGQEELHAAQEAVRRLEKDLDVRRNPDSIAATVIYMAIQRGGAGKSIRDVSAATGVSEVTIREVHNKDLSPHADLLFA, encoded by the coding sequence ATGTATAACGACGTGGCGAACTGCATGCGCTACTGCAAGGGCTGCCGCCGCGTGACCACGGTTACGGTCAACCCTGCCTCCGGCGACACCGTCTGCACCGAGTGCTCGCTCGTCCTGAAGGAGCGTTACGTCGACGAGTCCCTCGAGTGGCGCAACTTCCTCAACCACGGGCCGGCGGCACCAGCCGACAAGTCCCCCAGCCACATCGACGACCACTTCCTCACCAACCTTCAGCTCGGCACCGCTGTCGCCGGTCCAGCCACAGGCAACGCGGAAACCGACGTGGCGTTACCGAGGAAGAGAGGCGGTGGCGTACCAAAGAAGCGgggcgcggcagcggcggcggcggcggccccgaatAGGACGCTCGCCGAGGCGTTCCAAGCCATGGACGGCATGGCCGAGCGACTTGGGCTCGCGACGGCCGTCAAGGACCGCGCCAAGGAGGTGCTGAGGAAGCTGGAGGACGCCAAGGCGTTCCCCAAGGGTGGCAAATGCCGGAACCGGCTGGCGCTCTACGCGGCCTGCCTCCACGTGGCGTGCCGCGCCGAGGGCACGCCGCTCACGTTCAAGGAGCTGGCGTCCGTGACGGGGGACAGCGTCACGGCAGGGATGAAGGACATCGGCAGGCTCGTCAAGCACATCAGGAACCACCTCGAGGATCAGGATCAGGATGCGGAGGGAACGCAGGCAGCCACGCTAGAGATGGGCGCCGTGGTGCGGGCCGGCGACTACCTCTGCCGCTTCGGCTCGCTGCTCGGGATGGGGCAAGAGGAGCTGCACGCGGCGCAGGAGGCGGTGCGAAGGTTGGAGAAGGACCTGGACGTGAGGCGCAACCCTGACTCCATCGCGGCCACCGTCATCTACATGGCAATACAACGCGGTGGCGCCGGGAAATCCATCCGGGACGTGTCTGCGGCCACCGGCGTCAGCGAGGTGACCATCAGGGAGGTGCACAACAAGGACCTCAGCCCACACGCCGACTTGCTGTTCGCCTAG
- the LOC100844422 gene encoding transcription initiation factor IIB, whose protein sequence is MYDVANSMRYCKGCRRVTAVTVDTVCTECSLVLNERYVDESLEWRTFLNHGTPAEAEDSSSRVDDHFLTNLQLGTGVSGPAASGNAQMKTALPRMRGAGAGGSGVATAKTRGAAAAASDRALADAFHAMDGMAEQLGLATAVKDRAKEVLRKLEVAKAFPKGGKCRNRRALYAACLHMACRDEGTPRTFKELASVTGDSVTAGTKDIGRLVKHIKNHLGDQDQDAEGMQATALEKGAIVRAGDYLCRFGLQLGMGQEELHAAQEAARRLEKDLDVRRNPDSIAAAVIYMATQRAGGGKSIRDVSTSTGVSEVTIREVHNKDLSPHADLLFG, encoded by the coding sequence ATGTACGACGTGGCGAACTCCATGCGCTACTGCAAGGGCTGCCGCCGCGTGACCGCGGTTACGGTCGACACCGTCTGCACCGAGTGCTCGCTCGTCCTGAACGAGCGCTACGTAGACGAGTCCCTCGAGTGGCGCACCTTCCTCAACCACGGGACACCCGCCGAGGCCGAGGACTCCAGCAGCCGCGTCGACGACCATTTCCTCACCAACCTTCAGCTCGGCACCGGCGTCTCCGGCCCAGCAGCCTCGGGCAACGCACAGATGAAAACGGCGTTACCTAGGATGAGAGGCGCTGGAGCCGGTGGTTCCGGCGTCGCCACGGCGAAGACGCGGggcgcagcagcggcggcctcGGATAGGGCGCTGGCCGACGCGTTCCATGCCATGGACGGCATGGCCGAGCAGCTGGGGCTCGCGACGGCCGTCAAGGACCGTGCCAAGGAGGTGCTGAGGAAGCTGGAGGTCGCCAAGGCGTTTCCCAAGGGGGGCAAGTGCCGGAACCGGCGAGCGCTCTACGCGGCCTGCCTCCACATGGCGTGTCGCGACGAGGGCACGCCGCGCACCTTCAAGGAGCTGGCTTCCGTGACTGGGGACAGCGTCACGGCGGGGACCAAGGACATCGGCAGGCTCGTCAAGCACATCAAGAACCACCTCGGGGATCAAGATCAGGACGCGGAGGGAATGCAGGCAACGGCGCTAGAGAAGGGCGCCATAGTGCGGGCTGGAGACTACCTGTGCCGGTTCGGCTTGCAGCTCGGGATGGGGCAGGAGGAGCTGCACGCGGcgcaggaggcggcgcggaggcTGGAGAAGGACCTGGACGTGAGGCGCAACCCTGACTCCATCGCGGCCGCCGTCATCTACATGGCGACACAGCGCGCCGGCGGAGGGAAATCCATCCGGGACGTGTCCACGTCCACCGGCGTCAGCGAGGTGACCATCAGGGAGGTGCACAACAAGGACCTCAGCCCACACGCCGACCTGCTATTCGGCTAG